The bacterium genome contains the following window.
TAAAATTAAATTGGTCGAAGCATATGGGATGTCAAATAGTATGAAAGAAATAAGAAAAAAATTATATGATAAAAACTCTGACAATAATAAATCATTACCAAATGAAATCATATTTGGGACAGACAATAATAAATTGACTTCTGGTATAAATGAAGTTGGTTATGATGTGTTCGATGAATTTGATATGTATGTCGGTAATTATACAACTGAAAAAAGTATTGAAACCGATAAATCATTTTTGGTCAATATGTTTAAAGAAATACTTGATAAAACCACTGGACTCGTTATATTAATAACCAATCATAAGGATAAAATTGATCCATCAGTTATCAGGGACGGAAGGGTAAATGAAGTTATTGATTTTGATAAAAATTTTTATGATTTAGAAGAGAAAAAAAATATTGTTAAATATTATAGTAAACAATATAATATTAACGATTTTAAAATTTCAAATAAAGAATTAAATAATATGTTAATCTCATCAATAGAATCTAGATGTAAAAAAGAAATGTTGGATAGGGGATTCAAAGAAATAAATTGAAAAAAAATATGTTGGATTTAATCCAACATATTTTAATATCGGTTGAGAAATCCACGGGTTTTAAACCGTGGATGAATCAAACGGATTAGGAACAAACTATTGAAAAAATGTTTGTTCATTATCAAGTGAACAAACTTAAATTTGTGTTTTGAAAAGGAGATTTATATCTTGCAATGATGAAAACATTTAAATACAGAATATATCCCAATAAACTCCAGCGGAGAAAATTTGGTTTAATTCTGTCTAATTGTTGTTTTGTGTATAACCACATGCTTGAGACTCGAAAGAATGCTTGGGAGCAGGAAAAGCGTTCTATTTCAAAGTATGAAACAATGAAGATGCTTCTACCATTAAAATTGGAAAATCCTGGTCTCAAAGTGGTTCATTCGCAATCATTGCAAGACGTGTGCGCTCGCGTGGACAACGCTTTCAAACATTATTTCCGGCGATGTAAGTTGAAAGAAAATCCCGGATATCCGAGGTTTAGGTCTGGCAACAGATACAAATCTTTAACATTCCCACAGAGTGGATATAAATTATCCTCTCGGACAATCCATATTTCCAAGGTCGGAGAAATTAAGATTGTTCTTCATCGACCGATTGTGGGAAAAATAAAGACTCTCGTGTTGACAAAAGACATCCTCGGCAAATGGTGGGCTTCTTTCTCTTGCGAGACAGAGAAATCTCTGCTCCAATCGAACGAGAAAGCTGTCGGCATTGATCTCGGATTGACACATTTCGCAACGCTCTCCAATGGTGAGAAGATTGATAATCCGAGATTCTTCCGGAAAGATGAGCACCTCCTTTCGAGAGCTCAGCGTAAGCTGAGTATACAAGAGAAAGGCTCATTAAAACGAAAAAAGTTTGTCAAACGTGTCCAGCACATCCACGAACATATCTCTAATCGAAGAAATGATTTTGCACATAAACTCAGCCATTATCTTGTGCAACAATTCCAAATCCTCGTCTTCGAGGATTTGAATGTTGAAAACATGATGCACAATTCTAAGCTGAGCAAGAGCATTGCTGATGCATCTTGGTCTAAATTGATTGAACTCACTTCCTACAAGGCTGAAAGCGCTGGTAGAAATATGATTCTCGTCAATCCGAGATACACATCTCAGCAATGCTCTCAATGCAACACTATTGTCAAAAAAGCACTCTCAGAACGAACCCATAGATGTCCGCAGTGCGGACTCATTATGGATCGAGATGAGAATGCAGCTTTGAACATATTGGCCCTTGGTATAAATGGCCTGGGTGCAAATCCCTAGATGCTCCGGCATTTATGCCGGGGAGTATTCACCTAACCATGTTGTAATTGTGGATGGTGCCACTCCAAATTTTTTGGCTATCTCCACAATTGTGTATAATTCAACTTCAAACAATCGTTTGGCTTCAGCGCCAATTTCGGGTGTATATATTTTCGCTGGTTTTTCAAATTTTTTGACTATGTTCGGAAATGTGGTTATAAACCCATTTCCGTTGCACCTGGGACAATTACATGTCCCGTTCTTTTCGTGTCTCAATTTGTAACTTAGACTTATATTTGGATTTTGACAAGCATCACATGGAATGACTTTGAAATAACCATCCTTATGTTCTACTATCATTTAACCTCCCAAAAAATAGAGTTGGTGTTAAAACACCCAACTCCTTATTTTTTTCACTCCTGTATTTCCTTTTCATTTTTTTCATGACATGTGCAACACATGTCGCCATTAACTGTATGTATAATCTGATAAATCGGAAATGATTTACCACATTCAGTACATGTTATTAACGACCCATTGTTTTTTTCTACTTTCAAATTTTACCCCCAATTAATTTTAGGAAAAAATAATTCTAGTAATCCCCCTTTTAGTTTATAAAAATAAAAAATCTCTCTCGACATTTAAGATATATATGTAGTTATTGTTTTTTTAGAAAGGTCATTTCACTACATATATTTATTATTGAATGATCAGAATGGGTTGGATTTGATTTTAAGTGAACATACTAAAATGCTTTATTTTTTATTTCCATCCGAGAAAACCATGGGCTTTAGACCATGGATGAATCGGATGAATTAGAAAACAATCATTGAAAAAATATTCATTTGTTTTTCCATAAACAAATACAAATTTGAGTATTGAAAAGGAGATTTATATCTTGCAATGATGAAAACATTTAAATACAGAATATACCCCAATAAACTCCAACGGAGGAAATTGGGTGTTATTCTGTCTAATTGTTGTTTTGTGTATAATCACATTCTTGAGACTCGGAAGAATGTTTGGGAACAGGAAAAGAGATCTGTTTCGAAATTCGAAACAATCAACATGCTCCCAGCATTGAAAGTTGAGAATCCGAGTCTCAAAGTGGTTCACTCACAATCGTTGCAAGACGTGTGCGCTCGTGTTGACAATGCATTTAAACATTATTTCCGGCGTTGCAAGTTGAAAGAAAATCCCGGATATCCGAGGTTTA
Protein-coding sequences here:
- a CDS encoding transposase; translation: MMKTFKYRIYPNKLQRRKFGLILSNCCFVYNHMLETRKNAWEQEKRSISKYETMKMLLPLKLENPGLKVVHSQSLQDVCARVDNAFKHYFRRCKLKENPGYPRFRSGNRYKSLTFPQSGYKLSSRTIHISKVGEIKIVLHRPIVGKIKTLVLTKDILGKWWASFSCETEKSLLQSNEKAVGIDLGLTHFATLSNGEKIDNPRFFRKDEHLLSRAQRKLSIQEKGSLKRKKFVKRVQHIHEHISNRRNDFAHKLSHYLVQQFQILVFEDLNVENMMHNSKLSKSIADASWSKLIELTSYKAESAGRNMILVNPRYTSQQCSQCNTIVKKALSERTHRCPQCGLIMDRDENAALNILALGINGLGANP